The following DNA comes from Saccharomyces mikatae IFO 1815 strain IFO1815 genome assembly, chromosome: 8.
ACAAGGTGATCTGGGGCACGTGCGCAGGACTGATATATCTTTCTCAACAGTTATCCAATGAAGCTGACTTGGTCCAGACGTTGAACCTGCTGAAAGTTAgagtgaaaagaaatgccTTTGGAAGACAAGCCCAGTCTTCCTCTCGGATCTGTGACTTTTCAGGCTTTATTCCAAACTGTCACGACTTCCCTGCAACGTTTATACGGGCGCCTGTGATAGAAGAAGTGCTGGATCCAGAGAACGTCCAGGTCCTATACAAACTGGACGGAAAAGATAACAGTGACCAAGAGCTCATTGTTGCGGCAAAGCAAAATGACAATGTTCTTGCCACATCATTTCATCCGGAACTAGCAGAGACCGATACGCGATTTCACGATTGGTTCATTAGAGAGTTTGTATTGAGAAAGCTGCAATAAACACAAGTGAGTGTCAAAGCTGCCATTTCAAAGAGGAAGATGCACAGGTCACAGTGCAGGGCCTGATATAGCAAAAGTACCTTTTCCCTCCACCAGAGCTTTTTACAAGAGGAAATAAGATAAGAAAGaagccaaagaaaaaggaaaagatgaTTGGTAGAGCCTATCGCCGGCGTTATGCTTTTCTGTAGTTGTTTCAGCTGAGcggctgctgctgctgctgctgctgctgctactGTCACTACCACCGCTACTGTCACTACTACTAACAACCGCAGTGGCAACTAACGATTGATACTCTGAATACCCTGAATAGGAGGTCCAACTGACGTTGTAGAAATCTCCTGTTCCGATGGGGCTGCCTGGTGTATACACCCACGTACTAGAGTATCCGGGAGCTCGGATGGCACCCGGAACTCTGTCAGAGATAACCTcaatctcttcttttttatcgTCAAAACTAGCCTGCGCAATAGAAACCTCGTGACTTTCCAAGTCAAAGACAACATATGCGTCAACAAGAAATGCGTCTCCTAACACGAATCCTGAGTCAGCGGCTTCAATGTTCAGAAGACAGTGGTCCTTCGTCCGTGTCACAAAATTGGATATGTTTGCCGATATATTGAATCCTCCAAAATCAATAGACAGTAGAGTATCCTTTACTTTTGAACAATCAAAGGTGTAGCCTTGATCGCCAGAACTGTACTTTCCGTCAAAACTTTTACCGATTGCATGTGCAACTTCAGTAGGCAGACTAGAATAGGTGGTACCAGAATCAAACAACACCGGGAATCGGACCTTCGACACAGTTTTGTTTCCAGAGTCGCCATTCAAAACCGCGACGCTCTGCGCTGTAACAAACATTCCTGGACTCACTGAATCGAGGGTATCGTAAGCCTGCAGCATAGGCAGGGTGTAAAGCTGCCCCGAGTATTTGCTTTTGTCGACTGCTCCGAACAGGATGCTTCCGAAATGTGCTTTAGGTTCATTCAGAAACAAGGAATATGCTATCTTCTCAATCTTTCCGTGGCTTTTCAGTGCCATTGGAAAgttttcatattcaaagGGGGTCGTGTTATAGGCTCCTCCAAGCGAATGTGTATTTTCTCCAGCAGGAAGTGATATGCCCAGAATACCACCTTGGTTTTCTGTGTTGTTGGCCACTCCAAACGAAAAACTTTCTAGCGTAATATTACCTAAAGAAACAACGTCTGTTCCATACGTGCCTCTGTAATACGTACCATCGCCGTAAGTCTCATCGAACTGAGTGTCATTGTACTTGAAAGTAGAGGAGTTTCCGACACTGAATGTGCCCCAGTAGGCACAAAGAGTACTGTAACTCTCCGACGATATAGTGGAAGAAGGAAGCTCGGTGGCAGTTGCTGTGAGCTCGTAATTGTCGGTCGAAGCGTAGCCTGACCCGTAAGACATCAATACGCAATATGGACTATCAGCATCATTTACATACATATCAGAAGAGCCAGTGTCTAACTGAAGGTACGCGGTTTGGGGAGGGGTTCCGATTTCCACCTTGACGACGTACATTCCTACGGCATTAATCAAAGTCGAATTCAGGACGTcatctcttttgaaaacgTTAGATACATCTTGCGAGCCCATTCCTGGGACATTTGCTAGCTTTTGAACGGGAAACCTGACGTAAGAGTCTGAGGAAGAACCCAAAACAGCCTGAGAATAGGCCAAAGATAACGCTAACGATAGAAGAGGGAACAGCTGCATACTGGTAATATTGCGTCGCCCTTCGAATACTTTTGGATGTGCGGATACAAGTTTAGAAACTTTTCAACCAcggaaagaagaagtgaGCGAATAATACGCTCGAGCACTGTCAGACATGGCAACATTTAGGACCCTTATATAGTCTTAACTTTGAAAGCAGATCCAAAAGCTTAAGTCCTCAAAGGGCGGTGGTTGCATGGGGCTAGCGCAACTAATTTAGACAAAGTTTGGCTTCCTTGGCAGTTGCACAAGACATTTTGCAGCAGTGAGCGACAGGGTCGTCGACTTGGATCCTTAACCCCCTAGATAGGGtattattgcctttcattttttctttgtagcGGAAACTTTCGGAGTTTTTTCGAGGATAACTTGTAAGGAAGGAGGACAGCTTGCAGCGAATAACTGATGGATAGGCTTTCGCTTTCGCTTGAGTTTTGCGTTTGGTCTAAGCTGCCTAATCTATACTGTAAGATGAATGCATTGAGCCAACAAAGTGCGAGAAAAAAGTTGCTTTT
Coding sequences within:
- the SMKI08G2600 gene encoding pepsin-like aspartic protease, with protein sequence MQLFPLLSLALSLAYSQAVLGSSSDSYVRFPVQKLANVPGMGSQDVSNVFKRDDVLNSTLINAVGMYVVKVEIGTPPQTAYLQLDTGSSDMYVNDADSPYCVLMSYGSGYASTDNYELTATATELPSSTISSESYSTLCAYWGTFSVGNSSTFKYNDTQFDETYGDGTYYRGTYGTDVVSLGNITLESFSFGVANNTENQGGILGISLPAGENTHSLGGAYNTTPFEYENFPMALKSHGKIEKIAYSLFLNEPKAHFGSILFGAVDKSKYSGQLYTLPMLQAYDTLDSVSPGMFVTAQSVAVLNGDSGNKTVSKVRFPVLFDSGTTYSSLPTEVAHAIGKSFDGKYSSGDQGYTFDCSKVKDTLLSIDFGGFNISANISNFVTRTKDHCLLNIEAADSGFVLGDAFLVDAYVVFDLESHEVSIAQASFDDKKEEIEVISDRVPGAIRAPGYSSTWVYTPGSPIGTGDFYNVSWTSYSGYSEYQSLVATAVVSSSDSSGGSDSSSSSSSSSSRSAETTTEKHNAGDRLYQSSFPFSLASFLSYFLL
- the SMKI08G2590 gene encoding uncharacterized protein: MSIVIGVLALQGAFIEHIRHVEKCIDENKDQYNAELSVIAVRDNNQLSKCDALIIPGGESTAMSLIAQRTGFYNDLHTFVHNPNKVIWGTCAGLIYLSQQLSNEADLVQTLNLLKVRVKRNAFGRQAQSSSRICDFSGFIPNCHDFPATFIRAPVIEEVLDPENVQVLYKLDGKDNSDQELIVAAKQNDNVLATSFHPELAETDTRFHDWFIREFVLRKLQ